Proteins co-encoded in one Girardinichthys multiradiatus isolate DD_20200921_A chromosome 11, DD_fGirMul_XY1, whole genome shotgun sequence genomic window:
- the LOC124876941 gene encoding 14-3-3 protein epsilon isoform X2, which yields MADRDNLVYQAKLAEQAERYDEMVESMKKVASMDVELTVEERNLLSVAYKNVIGARRASWRIISSLEQKEENKGGEDKLKMIREYRKTVEKELKSICNDILDVLDKHLILAATTGESKVFYYKMKGDYHRYLAEFATGNDRKEAAENSLVAYKAASDIAMIELPPTHPIRLGLALNFSVFYYEILNSPDRACRLAKEAFDNAIAELDTLSEESYKDSTLIMQLLRDNLTLWTSDVQGDDC from the exons ATGGCGGACAGAGACAACCTAGTGTACCAGGCGAAACTCGCCGAGCAGGCGGAGAGATACGACG AAATGGTCGAGTCGATGAAGAAGGTGGCCAGCATGGATGTGGAGCTGACCGTGGAGGAGAGGAACCTGCTCTCCGTAGCGTATAAGAACGTGATTGGAGCCAGGAGAGCCTCATGGAGGATAATCAGCAGCCTCGAAcagaaagaggaaaataaaggaGGCGAGGATAAACTAAAGATGATCCGGGAATACAGGAAAACG GTTGAGAAAGAACTGAAATCAATCTGCAACGACATTCTGGATGTTCTGGACAAACATCTCATCTTAGCTGCAACCACCGGCGAATCAAAGGTTTTCTACTACAAAAT GAAGGGAGATTACCACAGGTACCTGGCAGAGTTCGCCACTGGCAACGACAGGAAGGAGGCGGCAGAGAACAGTTTGGTAGCTTACAAAGCTGCGAGCGACATCGCCATGATCGAACTCCCTCCAACGCACCCGATTCGTCTGGGACTGGCCCTtaacttttcagttttctattATGAAATCCTCAACTCGCCGGACCGTGCGTGCAG GTTGGCGAAGGAAGCCTTTGACAACGCTATTGCAGAACTGGACACTCTGAGCGAAGAAAGCTATAAAGACTCAACACTTATCATGCAGTTGCTACGTGACAACTTGACGTTATGGACCTCAGATGTTCAGGGAGATG ATTGTTAA
- the LOC124876941 gene encoding 14-3-3 protein epsilon isoform X1, protein MADRDNLVYQAKLAEQAERYDEMVESMKKVASMDVELTVEERNLLSVAYKNVIGARRASWRIISSLEQKEENKGGEDKLKMIREYRKTVEKELKSICNDILDVLDKHLILAATTGESKVFYYKMKGDYHRYLAEFATGNDRKEAAENSLVAYKAASDIAMIELPPTHPIRLGLALNFSVFYYEILNSPDRACRLAKEAFDNAIAELDTLSEESYKDSTLIMQLLRDNLTLWTSDVQGDGEEQNKEAQQDAEEEVQ, encoded by the exons ATGGCGGACAGAGACAACCTAGTGTACCAGGCGAAACTCGCCGAGCAGGCGGAGAGATACGACG AAATGGTCGAGTCGATGAAGAAGGTGGCCAGCATGGATGTGGAGCTGACCGTGGAGGAGAGGAACCTGCTCTCCGTAGCGTATAAGAACGTGATTGGAGCCAGGAGAGCCTCATGGAGGATAATCAGCAGCCTCGAAcagaaagaggaaaataaaggaGGCGAGGATAAACTAAAGATGATCCGGGAATACAGGAAAACG GTTGAGAAAGAACTGAAATCAATCTGCAACGACATTCTGGATGTTCTGGACAAACATCTCATCTTAGCTGCAACCACCGGCGAATCAAAGGTTTTCTACTACAAAAT GAAGGGAGATTACCACAGGTACCTGGCAGAGTTCGCCACTGGCAACGACAGGAAGGAGGCGGCAGAGAACAGTTTGGTAGCTTACAAAGCTGCGAGCGACATCGCCATGATCGAACTCCCTCCAACGCACCCGATTCGTCTGGGACTGGCCCTtaacttttcagttttctattATGAAATCCTCAACTCGCCGGACCGTGCGTGCAG GTTGGCGAAGGAAGCCTTTGACAACGCTATTGCAGAACTGGACACTCTGAGCGAAGAAAGCTATAAAGACTCAACACTTATCATGCAGTTGCTACGTGACAACTTGACGTTATGGACCTCAGATGTTCAGGGAGATG GTGAAGAACAGAACAAAGAAGCGCAGCAAGATGCGGAGGAAGAAGTCCAGTGA